TTTTGCGCAACATTTTGAAAGCGATTTAACCTCACGAGGTTAAAATTCTGCgtatgttataattatgaataattaaactaaGAAAAAGTTACTATATCACAaatggattaaaaataaaaataattttggtaCGCAGCACAAAGCTCTGACGTAAGAAAGTTagaagtattttaaaatatttatttgatttagaATTATTACCCTATCATTAAATGGCCGACAGTAAAAGACTTCACAAtaggaatttaaaatttatagaagcGGCCATGCTTTTCCGCCCCCTAGAAAAATTTTCTAGTTACGCCAATGGAAATTTCTAAAAACACGTCAACATTCTAGACCGGCTATGACTATTCATGTTTTAAttccattataaaaataattattcgatgAAAACAGCCGGTGATAGCGCGATCAGTTTTTGCACATAATAGGTCAACAATGtgttaaaatcttttattagactctttgaagaaatataataatattttctgaagcaagatacatatatttgttatctttgtttaattatttatctaatattgtttcttgtatcagagaaatttttatcCGATTGTTGCGTCACATAActgcatatatacatattattacatataattatatatgtgtataatttacTACACGTATtgctatgaaaaataatacatataaacgTTCATTTCATTTCACTCTTAGTCAATTTATGTTGCGGTCACTGAATTctcaattgcaaaaattatagttatGAAATGCAAAACAGCAGTAGTCTATCAGACAACTTTGAGTCTTTTGttgtttgattttattatttcaatcaatcctaattctattaatataaactcGCAAGGCACTCagttttttatcaatatatttttaattgttaacatGATCttgaataaatgaaaaaaaagaaacttttatgCTGTTCTGTATTTCACAAGTTCGTCATTCACTGATCGCTGTATGATTTCACCAATTCTCTCATAGCTTTCgccgataataaaaattaaaaattattataatatatatcattataatataaaaattttaaattatattaattagacGTCAACAATCGGATAATTAAGatgcttaattaaatatataagtcACAATGGATTTACCAGGCGCGAATAATGACAGCGTACATAGTCGCCGGTTCAGTCGTGGACAATCCCGAAGTTAATCCCGAAGCTTACTAACGATTGCTAGCACTTAACGCCACTGTTTGACCGCcgaatataataagatattcgCGGCTTAAGAGCTATGCTGTTTTAAACAGTGAGAAGGAGAGGGGTAAAATGCCATGCATTTCAGCTAGTTGATTGCCTCGTGCCACTTATTGACCATCGGACCAACCTCGGACGTTGAAGAACACGTTTCTCGATTCTGGAAGGAAACCGGCAAGACGGGCGCAATTCGCTCGCAATTCGAAGCAAAACCGGTGTTTCCGATCGGGTGTTAATATTTCGCAACTCCTCGTTAAAGTTGCAGCACCGTAAAgcttatttcaaaataagagTTAGATAAATCATAAGATTTAGATAAATCAATACAAAAAGTTCTTTTCTCTGTCATTAATCGTTCAAAACAAATGCAAAAAGGGTgctgcgagaaaaaaaaaagagaatacccagcttattaattattaatgtggCTTCACGGTACTTTGAATGATCAACAGATGTATCAATTCTAGTTGTCACATCGTATATAGTATTCATTTAAGATTCATGTCACATGGAATACGtccttgtattataaattttgatatgtataatttatttcacgtaaaatttttattatctttttaatttcaagattatatttctaatGTGCACGGAGTACTTCTCTGGTGGTATACATTTTACGTTCGCATTTTACTCGAAACAAAATTCACACACaccaaataaaacaatatgacCAAAAgtcagaataattttatattgtacactaaaaaatataaaaatgttacattgtttgataaaaaatacaatttatttttatagtagcataattataaattgatatcgaGTTTTCTtggtttttcttaaataatcagATTAACTGGAATGcttaaataatcagaaaatttgtctatatatgcatatatggcTGCTAGATGTTTTTTaagtaacttatttaaattctttcacAATATGAATATCTTAAAGTAGATATTATATACGTTCGAACAGCAGTATAGCTGGAGAagctatcataattatttgtgtgcAAGGATATTGGcgtgaattttgaattattaaaattgtgactatatttaataacagacaaaaaatacaaatatttgaacgcattttatttaactgcAGACTTTTTGCTGTtacgttaataaaaaaataaggtatattaattaaatttcgggGGCGGGTTTTAACCCCCgaaacccccccccccttcccatGGGTTGCGCCACTGATTATATTTAAGTTGATTCTTTAATTaagctataaaaatataatgtatcttAATAATTGGTTGTTAGTTAGTAACTATATTGTTGTATGTTAGTaactttataacaaaaaaatatcgcttTATGTCTAAGTAAatgtaagtaaatatataacattttcataCATGAATATTACAGTTATATAAGTGCaatattttcaagtaaattaatttaatgaaaaaaattctatgaaaATATCTATTAGAAAAGATTAAAAGTCGTTACGTGGTAatgaatattcttttataatttaatgaatgaTTACATGAATGTAATCTAGGACGCAAAGATTGCCATGCATTAATGCATAGCCATGAAAAACTGGTAGACACCGGTTTGCGAGTAATTTCGCCGCTCTTATTAGTTGAAAAATGGGGTGACTAGCGACGCCCAAAAAGCCACGATCCGTGACAAAATCCGAATCCACATTTTTCGCAAGTCCACGCAAGTCACGTGCATGTCAATCTGCATCTATGACGATGTGGCAATCAAAAGACATAGTTCCGCACCAAAGCTACGCGCAGCGAGCGGCAAGGCGAACCGTGCATTTAGACGCGACCTTTCTAGTTGagagtattttgtatttatttcagtaGTATATTTGGACTGAGTACAGAATTAATTAAGCAGATGTttgcattatacatatacgtactttattaaaataaagtaaaatattttaaatattttaaatatttaaaatacttttgacTGTTAAAGTACTGAATGCAAATATATGCACGTAATCCGCCTTGTTATTTGTTGCGCGTGACTTGACGCGAAATGCGATCGCGTTTCTTGATAAACATAGGTCGGCAAACTTTAAAGTTATATGagctattataaataaagagtTCTTTCAAGATTCATCGAAGTATCGGAACGCtctaaaaatttgataaacaaaaaaaggTCATCTTTTCAAGATGTTCGCGATCGACTGCAAACTCTAGAATACAGGCAAATCAGATTCAAAAATACGTTATTTTTCTGCAATCAACAATTAGAAAgcttttgtacatttttttccatttaatatcttcttctgttttatattttttccgtaAATACTTAGCTTGAAAGATTGACGCGCGTGTACCTCGCGAACAATGTGGTCATGCATGAGAGAAGTCACATGTTTAAAGTCAACATTGTGCGTTATGCAAGTTAGTTGCGAGTAAGAGGCGCGATGATGTATTTTGTAACGAGAATAATGCGCTTTTATGATGGTGCCACGTTTGCTTTATCATTGGTCGATGTCTCAATATAGCGAAAAAATTCGATACACCGATGATGCGTTAGAGTTGCGTTATAGAATCGTTACGGGCGAGATGCAGTAGTTGTTATTGCAGCAAATTGAAGGCAATCTATTGAAGGCAAACGAtttgttatttctttcttgTTATCGGATGGAAATAAAACGCATAAAAAAGTCAACTGCCAACAGGTAAGAAGTAGTAACTCGAACAGCATTATTGCTACATTACACTACTAGTGCAATTCGGTTGGTGTTATAAATGCGTCGAGTGCGATCGAAAATGTTCCAGCggtattgttttttaaactGAAACGTTGAAAATGAGCTGAAAGCGAAAATTTATGACGTATTCATAATATCATATTTGTCGCCATAATACTTCGAAGCATTTATCCGCTGAAGTGTATATTgaattacatttacatatatacatacattaacattttttatataagatttttatgtaCTGTATCTTGATGAATCGTTTGCGGAAACTCAAgagaatgtaaaattattaactgcattttataattttagttagGAATTACTCAAATCACTttttaatactataaaattattattctcgtGATAAAGCTGtttataagatatttgaaatttttctcgatttttatattgtatctttatttcttcattaattttttcagcaaTTGTTTTTTTCCAGACTGCTGaccataaaatttaaataaataactataatGTTTTTCGAGACTTTTGTCATGTTGTTCAGCTCAAAGAAGAtctgagataaaaattattttattatataatgtatttattattcaagttaattacatcaatttattaattacattattcataaattatttgcatttaaattaaatttacatttgtaatgCTTATGTAGATTTGGTTTGAGTATTATTGTatctattatctattatatctattatctattatctattataaaatgttttacgtAAGTTGTACatagaaactaaaaatatttcggtAAATATCGTTTTCTAGTAAAGGAAATGAAAtatcaatgttaaaattgACATGTCAACATATTAAGAAACAGGAAATTTAGCGCAATACACGTAACTGAGTTTACCCGATACAATACgtagcaatatttttctttctagtTTTCATCCGTCGTGTTTTCGCATTTTATGTTAATGtctttaatataaacgttacATTATATCTCGTATTCTTAGTAGTAGATCTAATATGCtaataaagttttactttCAAAGTTGATCAAGCGGTTTCAAATATGCAGAGagaaaatacacaattttttaaaaattatgttatgtttataattacattgtgtgagaataaaatatttatttggtaaaaatttgttgaatatgtataaaataatttattctgttcataaactatttattttaattattatatattatattttacaactaCTAATTCTAGTCAATAATTCTTTAGAAAATATCAATGTTactgaataattttcatattaaaattatgcagTTTGCATCCTGAAATTCAGTTTAaagtagaaatagaaaaaacagaaatagaaaaaaatttatttttattaactattttgCATGTCAAAATCATTTTGCATGTAAATgtagttattatatatttaaaataaatttattagtatCTCGACATAATAtagaatacatatatatatatatatatatataaaaaagatattttttacatcagaAAATcggaaattttttgaaactggTTTCTAAAACTTATTCGAACTAATCATGCTTCCTttcgttttaaaaaattatttgtccttaataaaattcaagattaatCTAAATTGTCTCGCACAATATAATTTCAGCTCGTTCTATTAATCATtacaaagttaaatataacacaataaatttttttcaatagaaaAAGTAACTGTCGCACGTTATTTACGCacattatttatgattattgttattttttggGTAGAATCCTACCAGACTGAAGAGGACTCATAAATTGAACTGAAACGTTTCTGTATTCGTATCGCTTCTCTGAAttaatttctgataaaaatttttagcatCTCAGTATCTCGTTTTGATTCTTATAGTTTTtttgttagtttttttttattaggttAGCTTAggttattgcattttaattgatttttaatttaacttctgagttttatatttatatttataaatattatagagtttatatttataaacattaagtacaaattatttttttaatatatgtaaaaaattgagacATGTTCAGTCATTAAgacttttactttatttcgaaatatttaaaaataatttcattttccaTCAGCTGCcttattatatacattcttTGATATTTCAATAACTTGTAAACAAGTGAAAAGTCGATTCCGATCGGAATGAGTGCAAGACGGGAACTTCAAGGTTACGttcaataaattgcaaaaatatgatttaataaaaattttagtattccAATGCTTAGGctttaactaattaattatgaaattattaaatacagtattattcaatactgataataaatgtttttaattatttcactgcaattatgtacattatcttgcatttttatttcttgtaagTAAATGATGAAATTGATAATAGCTCAAAGATATAAACGGGGATTGGTTGATCGCAAGATTGACTaggcatttttttataaacgttataaaaGCTATTTAAGCAAATATCCTCGATAAATCTTATTtgcttctttattattatttattatgatttattataaaaaggcGTATCTCATGCTTTGTTAAATATGAAATGCTGTGGAAAATGTTTCTTCTGCcgattattcattatttacatAGTCTCTTCTTACgcaatctaataaaaaatagaaaaaaaatagaaattaccCTTTACAagcaaaatttgcaaatgcaTTTCTTAtcacaaaaagatatataaaatttctttaattttatttccgcAATTTTTTAGTGCTGTGACATCGTGATATTTCTtgactaaaatattttgtttacaaaattatacagttatgaaattgatttaacataaatgcattatttatatttttataatgtaatttaaataaatttttatcggcatagagtatttatttttttgtgatatatatatggtGAATAGTTCTGCCAAAGTTTGTACTGAAATGTCTTTCCACGTGAAGAAAACTTgcttataatgataaaatatattgataaaattttcttaattctaattcttgctttctttttttatttctggtATGTGTTAATATATGTCGTGCACGACGATAATTAATGCATACtgatttctttaattttgtcacaaaaataaatttagccGTGAACTTAAACAAAGTGAATTATAACGCagtgcaagaaaaaaaaaccggtTATAAACCACTGACTGATATATGCAGTGCAGTATGCACATATATAAGCTTGATTCGATCGTGAATAGGTCAGTCTTTATTCGCTTTCGCTGTCTTTAAAATCGTATTCTTAGTCATTCTCATAGCAGTCTTAGCAGGCGTTCTTGCATCGCGAGAAAAACTTTTGTTGTgtgaaaaatgtttgcaataGCCTTAGCTTTTGTAATTGTAACAACACATGTTGCGGCGGAAATACGTAAGTACATTTTTGTGTTTCTATCATGATATATGTACGTTTTTCTTGTTATATTGCTtggaaaaaattgttattatacatCTACTTGAAGCAAGAGACTGATCGCGTGATTGGAAAGAAACGTTTgacaaaatatcattttttgatATGGATTATTCATCCGGATGTTACGAGGAAATgtagcaattttaatataattagaaacattttaataataatacaataacggaatgacaatttaaatatgacGTAAAATACATGTTAGATGATATAACgcgaatgtaaaaaaatatgattgagaaaaaaagagaacataGTTCAAGtacaattatcttttaatcAAATGTCACCTcttgacaaaaaaatacagagaacttataaaaaatgcaaaaaagatCAACTAACACATAATAGCGTGTACGAGTGCAACAAATACATTCGCGTTCGCAATTTtcaacgataaaaaatatactctaCAGTTAAATAACGAaagtattgaaaatggcgtttaagaatcttttattatttatcatctatataattcataaaatatcacacagataatgcaatattattaaagatttagcattgcataaaatatttgatataccGATTAcgtatcataaaaatattacgcattttaaaatatattttgctcatttatactttatttccaatttattattttattccgtctgttacaaattaataacagttatataaatttcttgcaGCTTCATACATTCACGTGTGCGGTCGGAAAGATCCGAATCTCGACAAATGCATATTGGACAACATTGATAATTTAAAGGGTAAAATCTGCGAAGGAATTCCGGAATTGGATATTCCGTCGAACGATCCGTTGTATCTTGACAAACTCATTATTTCGGAATCAAATAGCGTGAAattatatgtgaaaaatacaGAAGTGAGCGGACTTTGCGATTTCaccataaaaaattttactatgaaTCTCGACACTCTTCGTTACGCTactaaaatttcatttaatcgTATCTACATGAACACCacatatgattttaatattcgcataCTGGTGCCTATTGCTTATCAAGGAAaggtttatattattacaggtatgtaaattacaatacattatatgaaataatcgattttgcactagaattaaattaaaatttataaaaatctatatttaaatatttgaaaaaaatggaaatctGAGTTTATTCCACTGAAATAATCAGactgtgttttttttacagataacGTAGATGCGGACGTAAACTTGAACTTTAAAATGATAACCAAAGGTGccaagagatatatatatttgtcgaAGATATTGCTAAATCTCGACATCAAAGATTTCGAAAATCAATATGAAAATACTGGGAATTTAGGACAATTACAGGAAATTATTGAGAATTTTATAGGGAATAATAATGAAgagattattaaaactttcaaGCCGGCTTTAGAAGAAGCTGTTTCTAAAGTGATTATCTCGGTGGCCAATGATATAGTTAAACATTTCACTTACGAAGAGCTGTTTCCTCTGTGAACGAACGTAAATCACTCTAGGACTTTAAGGTCTATTGTCACGAGgtcattttgcatattttctattttaattgaagaaaCGAACTGAAActgaattttacaatattttagtGAGAGgcaatacaaattttacttttgctaGTTAATGAATGTAGATATATTATGTAATCGTTGTTAATTGCTAGCATAACAATGCAAATTTGTACGcattagtattaaaatatctttgtattaatttgacaacatataaatttataaaaattatgtgctaagatatttgatatcatagttaaaaaattatttaaaaataaatatgttataataacaattttttatctcttatttaAGCTAATTGTAAGCAAATTTTACAACTCTGTTTGataacaaaattgtattacttatgtattaataatataaaaagtcaattttttttttttttttttgttcttttttatatcaaataaacgTATTACTTTAAGCTAATGTTCACAGTTTCGAATATTGCGTGTGTTCAAAGGGTAccttgcaatattaaaaaacggtaacattaaatattttgtcatgaCATCTGTGATGattagtaaaaagaaaatcaggTAAATATTCGCATAAGGTCAGCACCTTCAAAAGTTAATGACCTTGATATATATTGTCAAGGACATATCCCTGAGTAATAATCACAAGGTTTTAGCCGTCACtcgttgtttattaaaaagttattaacaaaaacaatttattgaatacatCATCGTTTCCAAGATTCCACATAGATTTACAACTTTCCACGCAAAGCGAGATTCAATCCAGACCctatgtgtatagttttttttatggtGAAGCTCTTCCgtagggggggaggggagcgGAATACACTGCCTCCACGCATACACTTTCCACGCGAAGCGAAGTTCCACATGGGTTTGCAACTGAAAGTTAAAAACTTCGCGAACCTGGAAAGTTCCAAACCCATGTAGAATCTCGCTTCGCGTAGAAAATGTATGCGTGAAGGCAGTGTGTTTCGCCCCCTCTCTCTAcgggggagagggggggagaggaTTCACTATCAAAAAACTAGACACATAGATTTGATTGTTACTCGGGGATATGTCCTTAACAATATATGTCAAGGTCATTAACTTTTGAGGGTATTGAccttatgtgaatatttaccGTATCGAATATTGCGTGTATTCAAAGGATACCTTGCGATTTTAGAAAACTggtaacattaaatattcatctgTGATAATTAGTACAAAGAAAATCAGATAtccctgatggaaatattttgctgaaagcAGAGACGGATTTCGGTTTCTGCCGCTTCTAGGCTGAATCAAATTTGCCGCCCCTTAATGACAGTGGAGCAagggaaaatttttttattaattaaataagaaatagataataaaataagaaacaggtatcttatatataggattctttgaataataataaataacacattctctctcgcgcgcgcgcgcgtttccagTTTTTCTTCTCCAATTCTTAACCGATTTTGTTGACATTTTTTCtatgatatttaatgttaccCCGAGTATATAAAGccagaaatgtaaaaaacgtaaaaaaatttttaatattaaaaaaactcaaagaaaaaatttcagcaaAGTCGGTTAAGAATTGGAGAAGAAAAACGGGAAATAAATTTCGCCGAAAACGCCGAAAAAATAGCACTTTATACACTCTTTAACAGTAATGATCacgaacatatttatattatgactcttttgatgaaaatcagaatgtatttcgaatataaatcgagtgttaataaatttttttttaatttaaaaattaaaaagtaaaataagtctttgaaaaattactgaatatatttcaaaataaatcataattttccgtatgaaaatttaatgtgtaatactatgaaatataaggaatattaaaatatactgctaaaaagtaataaaagagagagagagttttgaaataattatcattatgaaatttactgaattaaactgaaaactgttactttttaatgaaaaattgctgaaatatttatgaaattaattaatggggtCAATTgtgagagaaattttcaaatatattttagcaaaatttcattaaattttcttgttaTATTATGCACCAGTTTTGAAAAAAGTGgctaataaatatacataagttGGAAATGATTGAGAttgatgtgtgtgtgtgtgtgtgtatgtacattttttgtaatattttatatctattgcgCCGgtgtaatttgttatttatatgcagt
This window of the Linepithema humile isolate Giens D197 chromosome 1, Lhum_UNIL_v1.0, whole genome shotgun sequence genome carries:
- the LOC105670456 gene encoding protein takeout, with amino-acid sequence MFAIALAFVIVTTHVAAEIPSYIHVCGRKDPNLDKCILDNIDNLKGKICEGIPELDIPSNDPLYLDKLIISESNSVKLYVKNTEVSGLCDFTIKNFTMNLDTLRYATKISFNRIYMNTTYDFNIRILVPIAYQGKVYIITDNVDADVNLNFKMITKGAKRYIYLSKILLNLDIKDFENQYENTGNLGQLQEIIENFIGNNNEEIIKTFKPALEEAVSKVIISVANDIVKHFTYEELFPL